The following are from one region of the Capsicum annuum cultivar UCD-10X-F1 chromosome 1, UCD10Xv1.1, whole genome shotgun sequence genome:
- the LOC107860465 gene encoding ankyrin repeat-containing protein BDA1-like, which translates to MDQSLFEAARTGNTEYLHNLLKDYPLLLGTVALGGGENPLHIACIVGHADFARELVKLKREFAAELNQDGLSPLHIASANGNKDIVKLLRNLDHNLCQIKGREQTVPLHYAAIKGRFEVFRVLVEHLKKLKKEDVLNKKDDQGNTILHVAISKRQYEECGGVNSSSKGGLTPLDVLGIFQSEAGPKNHKLHHKNQQFMLMKKADQDPQLKKLLDYFKYDTIKDSPGSVRNTLLVLVVLIATATYQAVLSPPGGV; encoded by the exons ATGGATCAAAGTTTATTTGAAGCTGCAAGAACAGGGAATACAGAATACTTGCACAATCTTTTGAAAGATTACCCCCTTTTACTGGGCACTGTTGCATTAGGAGGTGGAGAAAATCCTCTTCATATTGCTTGTATTGTAGGACATGCTGATTTTGCAAGAGAATTGGTTAAACTCAAGAGAGAATTTGCTGCTGAACTGAATCAAGATGGTCTTAGCCCTCTTCATATTGCATCAGCTAATGGGAATAAGGATATCGTAAAGTTGCTGCGAAATTTGGACCATAATCTTTGCCAGATCAAAGGAAGAGAACAAACGGTTCCTCTACATTATGCAGCTATTAAGGGAAGA TTCGAGGTCTTCAGAGTTTTGGTGGAACACctcaagaaattgaaaaaagagGATGTCTTGAACAAAAAAGATGACCAAGGGAACACAATATTGCACGTTGCGATCTCTAAAAGACAATACGag GAGTGCGGTGGAGTGAATTCTTCAAGCAAGGGGGGTCTAACGCCACTggatgttttaggaatatttcaAAGTGAAGCGG GGCCAAAGAATCACAAACTACATCACAAGAATCAGCAGTTTATGTTAATGAAGAAAGCAGATCAAGATCCCCAGCTAAAAAAATTGCTTGACTACTTCAAATACGATACTATTAAGGATTCCCCAGGTAGTGTGAGGAACACCTTGCTAGTATTAGTAGTACTCATTGCAACAGCAACTTATCAGGCTGTGCTTAGTCCTCCTGGTGGTGTTTGA